The DNA region GCCACAAGCTGCGGGAACATCGCCACGTAAGCGCCAAAAGCGATCGGACTGCGCTGCGCAGGCACTTTGCCGCGATAGACGTCGATGACATAAGACATCGTTTGGAACGTATAGAAGGAGATGCCCACCGGCAGCGGAAGATCGGCCGCAGGCAAGCCTAAATGCAACAACCGTTTCAAGTTGTCGATGGCAAATCCGGCGTATTTGAAAAAGCACAACAGCCCTAAATTGCCTGCAATGGAGCCGATAAAGATCGCCCGGGCGAGCGCTTTGCGCTCCCGGTACTTCTCGATCAGCAAGCCATTGGCATAGTCGAACACGGTCGAAAAGATCATGATGAAAATATATAACGGCTCCCCCCAAGCGTAAAATACCAGGCTTGCCCCGAGCAGGACACCGTTTCGAAACCGTTGGGGCGACAAATAGTAGATAAGTATCGTAGCCGGCAAAAAATAAAACAGGAAGATCAGACTGCTAAATACCAACACTCATCCCCCCTGCCTCGCTGGATCGGCGGGGACGGAAGTACATGGCCGCCGTCACTCCACTCGGCCCTTCAAAGCGTCCAGCATTAGCGTATAGAACCCCTGCCTAAAGTGAATGCCGTCCGTATCGTACAGCTCCGGATGATCCGCGAGAATCGGGGTCAAATCGACAAACGCGGCTTGCTCCTTGGCGGCCATCTCTTTCAGTTTCTCATTAAAATCGGAGATGTTTTGGTAGCGGGGCTCTTTCTCCCGCGCCTCATCCGTAACGGGAGTTACCGACAAAACCGTAATGTCGGCCTGCGGAAGCTTATTTTTGATCGCTTCGATCAAGGCGGTGTAATGCTTAACCGCGTATTCCTGCGGGTTATCCGTCGGCCAGAGGATGTCATCCGAACCCAACTGGATAAAAATATGCTCGGGATTTCTCCGCATCAGTTCGTCGAGATCCTCCATCGCGAATTCCGCTGTTTTTCCCGCACCGGCCAGTACGTTCTCTTCATCCAGCACATCATGATACGACAAGCCTTCCGTGATGGAATCCCCCAGAAATACGCTGCTTTGAAACCGCGAAGCGAGCGTGGCTTGCGCTGCATCCGCGGAAATCTCCACTTGCGCCTGTCCGGCTGAAACCGGATTGCCGGAAGCCGGGTGTGGCTCTCCTTCTTGTTGTCCGCACGCCGCAAGCGATATTAAAGCGATCCCGGCCAACAAAATACAGAGCGTCTTTCTCATTTTCGTTCACATTCCTCTCAGGTTGTTTTTCTTTCGCACCTTGATAGGATAGTTGAGAGAAATGCAGACCAGGTGCAGATCAAATCAATATAAGTTAAAAAAGCGCAGAACCGAAGCTCTACGCTTGTTTGCGCAAATAAAAGTAAAATAAAACCCCATCCGCCGTATTCGCCACGCCAAAGGGCAGACCGTGCAGCTCCAATATTTTTTTGGCGATCGCCAGGCCCAGCCCAGTTCCGCCGGTCGAAGGATTTCGGGAAGGCTCCCCGCGGTAAAAGCGATCCCACACCTTTTCCAACTGCGCCTCCGGGATATGAACACCGCGGTTCTCCACGCTCACCTTTACGGAATCCGCCTCTTCGGCAGCCGTGACGAGGATGGATTCCCCTACCGGCGTATAACGAATCGCGTTGGTCAGGAAATTGACCAAAACCTGCTCAATGCGGTGCCGGTTGGCCACGACTTCGGCCTGCGCCATTCGAGTCGACAGCCGCAGCCGCTTGTCCGCGAGCTCCGGGGCCAGTTTACCGCAAACCCGCTCGATCGCATGGCCGATTTCAAACGGTTCCTGCTGCATTTTGTACGTGCCCGACTCGTATTTCGCCAGCTCCAGCATATCCGCGATTGATAAGATCATGCCGTTTACTTCTTCTTCCATCGCCGCAAAATAATAGTCCCGCTTATGGCCGGCCACCCCGTCCTTGAGTACGGCCAAACAGCTTTGGATGACGCTCAGCGGAGTTTTCAGCTCATGCGACACTCCGGCGATAAACTCCTTCCGCGTGTGCTCCAATTGCTTTTCCTTCTCAATGTCCCGCTCCAGCTGCAGAATATGAGAATTTAACCGCTCGGACAGCTCGTTGATGCTGGCGGACAGTTGTCCCACTTCATCCTTGCCGCTCACCGGCAGCTTCTCGGAGAAATCGAGGCGGGCGATTTTTTGCGTGGTCCGGTTGATGCGCAGCAAAGGCCGGGCAATCCGGGTGGAAAAGTATAGCGAGGCCAGCACCGCGAGCAGCAATGCGGCGATTACAATATAAACGTAATAATTTTGCATCACCGCTGCGGCTTCGCTGACGGGTTGAAGCGACGTCAGCGCGAAGATATAAGAGGACTTGCCTTCCCGATCCTGGATACGCTCCACGAACAACTTATAGTTCACATCGTTTTCCGCAAAATTCATCACCTCGCCGTTTCCGTCAACGGCGAAATCACCGTACAGCAGGTCCGCCTGAAAAGCTTTGACCCGCTCCAGAAACAAACGGTTCGTATAACGGGAGACGCCGGCTCCTTCCGGCAGCGCAAGTTTCGTGATCGTCCCCTGGACCAGCGCCGAAGGATATTTTTCATGATATTGCACCGGGCTCTCAAAGCGCGGGACAACCTCGTATTCCTTATTGGCCAGCAGCGTATTTTCCAGACGGTTTTCCTCTCTTAAGCCGGAAACGCCCCTGGCCATCCGCTGCGGAATCAGGCGCCCCTTCATCATAAGACCCTCGATCGCGATCGGCTGGCCTTCCTGGACCCAGGTACCGCCGAAAGCGTACAGCGGATTGTCGGCGCTAAAATCGTCCACATTCGCCACAGTGTAAAGCGGAATCGTCAGCGTTTGGCCGTCAAGGTCAGGGAAACCTTCAGCCTGTTCCAGCCGGACCTCCATCTCAAAATCGGCGGAGTACTGCAGATACCCCATTTCGTCCAACGCCGCGATCCAGATGTTATGCTCCCGGTAAAATTTCTGCTCCAGTTCGGCCGCGGCGTTTGGTTTCCCGCCCGTTTTCATGTAGTCCTGCTTGAACGTTTGAACGGCGGCCTTGACGTCCGACACTTTTTGATGCATATAAAATTGTTTGAAAAACACGGTTTGCGCGGCGAAAATCATTGCAACGAGAAATAGGCAAAGCGCCGTCGTCAGCAAAAACAGCTTGAGGACGATTCCTTTTAACATGGCCGATCCTCAAATTTGTACCCGGCGCGTACCACGGTCACGATGCATTGGGCCTTGTCGCCCAATTTCGCCCGCAAATTGCGCATATGGCTGTTGATCGTCCGTTCATCGCCGGGAAAATCGTATCCCCATATTTTCGCCATCAATTGCTCCCGAGTCACGATCGTCCCTTTGTTTTTCGTGAGGTACGCTAAAATTTCGAATTCCGTGTACGTTAGACTGCAGTCTGCCCCGTCAATCGTTACTGAGCGGGAAGGCAGGTGCAGCGCGATCCCGGCCCCACCCAAAGTGTCCTTTTCTTGCCCGGGCATATGGCGAGGTTCCAGAAAACGTTTGGCCCGGGCCAGCAAAACAGGCGGGCTGCACGGCTTGACGACGTAATCGTCCGCGCCCAGCTCGAAGCCGAGCAAGGTATCGTCCTCGTCCGAACGGGCCGTCAGCATGATGACCGGAACGTCCGACACCTTGCGGACCCGCCGGCACACCGCCCAGCCGTCCAATTCAGGCAGCATGATGTCGAGAATGATCAATTGGACTTTATGCTGTCCGAACAATGCCAGCGCCTCTTTCCCGTCACCCGCCTCCAATACCTTGTATCCTTCATTAAGGAAGTAATCTTTGATAATTTCCCGTAAAAGAAGCTTATCTTCGACAATCAGAATTGTTTTTGACATGGTTCTACCTCTCGTTATGTATTGTGCTTTTGGATTTGCGGTATTCCTTGGGTGTTTTTCTATAATGCTTTTTGAAGGACTGAATGAAATGATTGGCATGGTTGAAACCCACTCTACGGGCTATTTCTGAAATCGTACAGTCCGTATCAACCAATAATTCGGTGCTTTTTTTGATGCGATATTTAATTAAATAGTCATAAGGAGTCGTATGCAGTGTTTTCTTGAAACTGCGGTTGCACTCAGAGACACTCAGATGCGCGGCTTCGGCAATTTCCGGTAAAGTGATGCTGTCGGCGTAGTTCTGATGGATATAACTGATCATTAATTGAATTCTTTCTTGCTGTTGTTTGAATATTTAGGCGATTCCTCGGAAGAAAGCGTAATATTGGATATCATCGTGAACCAGAACTGCACGGTTTTCATGGAAACCTTATATTCCCACCCCCAGGATTTTTTTGTTCAAACATTTTCTTTATATCCCAGAGCATCCCTATCATTTCAAGTTGCCATTTCACGTCTGGCTTGATTACTAGAGACAAAAATAAAGAATTGGTAAAGGGAAGAACATAATTCTTTTCCATAGTACTGTTCGCAAAAAATCCTAACTTTTTCCCAATTCATTGGAGGATTGTTCAGCATGTTGGGAATGGGGATGTATTTCTGGGCAAAATCCAGAATAAACCGGCCCAACCGCAAGGGTGCGATTAGACCGAAAGATAGAAGTCAGGATTTAGTTGGATGATGCTTCTGACGGCTCGGCGTGCAGAAGCTCAAGCTTTCCGGTTGAACGGTCGACCAGGGCGATCCGCCCCTTAATCTCTCCGCCTGCCCGCTTAAAGGTTAACAGCTGGGTCTGGCCTTTGGTCAGAAGCGCATTTAGCATGGAAGCGGAAATTTTCTTTCCGGCAAACTCTTTCCAAATGACGAAGCCGCAGCCCTGCTTGTAATGCGTGCAGCCGTAGCCTTTGCGGCCTTCGATGATCTGGCCGCCGCAGCCTTCCCGCGGGCAAGGGGCGAGCGCCTGCAGCCCCGGGCCAGCCGCTGGCTTGGCTGCGGAGCCTGGCGAAGCCGCCGCGCTGGCCGAGCCGGCCGCTCCTTTGGCGGGACGGCCCGTCGGGCCGGCTTTCGCGGTTTTTCCGCGCCCGCGTCCCGCTGGTTTGTCTCCGTCCGCCGTGCCGAACAAGGCAGCGTCCGCTTTTTGCTGCGTCCGCACCTTTTCGATGATCGACACCGTAAACCGCCGCACATTGTCCATGAACTTGTCCGGAGTCGCTTCCCCGCGGGAAATTTGGTACAGCCGTCTCTCCCATTGGCCGGTCATTTCCGGAGAAGTCAGCAGCTCGACGCCGGCGCGGCGGATCAGCTCCACGGCCGTCCGGCCTTTTTGCGTGACGGTGATCCTTTTGCCTTGCATCGTGATGTAGCCGACTTTTTTGAGCCGCTCAATCGTCGCCGCCCGCGTGGCCGGCGTGCCGAGCCCGGCATCCTTCATCGCTTCGCGCAGCTCCTCGTTTTCAAGCTGCTTTCCCGCACTTTCCATCGCTTTAAGCAGCGTCCCCTCGGTATAATGCTTCGGCGGCTGGGTCGCTTTCTCTTTGGCCTGGGCCTCCGTACATTGGACCGGCTGGTTCCGGTCGATTTGAAACGGCTCGCTGACCAGTTCCTCGGCTTCTTCCTCTTCGTCCTTTTTCTTGCCGCGTCCGCCCGGTTTAGAGGCCTCGTCGCCGGGGAGGCACACTTTCCAACCCAGGGAAAGCAGCTCTTTTACGTTCGTTTTGAACGTCTCTCCCTCCACCTCGGTCAACACGGTATGCTGCTTGTACTCGGCCGGCGGATAAAAATGCGCAAGGAACCGGCGGACGACGAGGTCGTATACGTTTTGCTCCTCTTTGCTTAAATTGCCCGGCCGTTTTAGCGTGGGCAATATCGCATGGTGATCTTCCACGCGCGCTGGATTGCACACGGATTTGTTGCCCACATGCACCAGCTTCGGATTGCCGCCTTCGGCCAGCGTTTGATACGGCGTCGATTTAAGCATATGAAAAACTTTGTGCATCCCGTCGATATTTTGTTCCGTCACATAGTTGGAGCTTGTCCGCGGATAAGAAATGACTTTATGGCGCTCGTACAGCGCCTGCGCCAGATCGAGCGTTTTTTTGGCGGAATAGCCGTATTTGGCGTTGGCTTCCCGCTGCAGCAGCGTCAGATCGTACAGCTTGTACGGATATTCTTTCGTTTCTTTGACTTCGTATTCGGCGATGCGTCCGGCTTTTCCCCGCACTTTATCGGCGATGGCCTTCGCTTTATCCGCGTCGGTCAGCCGCTCCCCTTGCCAAGTTCCGGCGTACTTGCGGGTGTCCTGCGCAAATTCCGCCTTGATTTCGTAATACGTCAGGGAATCGAAATTTTCAATCTCTTTCTGCCGGTCATAGATGAGCGCCAGCACCGGAGTTTGTACCCGGCCGACGGACAGCAGCTCCCGATGCTTGGTTGTGAACGCTCGCGTAGCGTTCATGCCGATCAGCCAATCGGCCTCACTGCGCGCCCTGGCGGCGAGCGTCAAATTTTCAAACTCCGCGGCCTCATGCAGCTCCGCGAAGCCCTTGGCGATGCTTTCGCTGGTCAAATCGGAGATCCACAGCCGTTTGACCGGCTGGGACAAACGGAGCTGCTGCTGGATCAAAGCGAAAATATACTGCCCCTCGCGCGCGGCGTCGCACGCGTTGACGATTTGGCCGCAGCGTTTGGCCAGCTCGCCGATCGTCTTCAATTGATCTTTCGTTCTTGGGTTCGGCACGATTTTAAACCGTTCCGGCATGATCGGCAAATCGCCGAAATTCCATCGTTTATACTTGTCGTCATAGGCGTCTGGTTCGGCAAGTTCGAGCAGATGGCCGATCGCCCACGTGATGATGTACCGTTCCCCTTCCAGATAGGATCGATTGTTTTTCGCTTTCGGTTCGATAACGGCGGCGATCGTCCGCCCCATATCCGGTTTCTCGGCAATCACGAGCGTTTTCATGCTTGAACGTCCCTCTTTCTCTGTCTTTCCGTCTCTTTTTCTACAGGTGTCCCTACCTTGACTTTTGCCCATTCAACCATAAATCATAAGCGAAGCGTGCGGTGGGATGATTCCCTCCGGTATCGGGAGTTAACGGCATTTTATGACGTTACTTTACTGTTTTGGCCACATCCGCATAAAATAGAGGAATTTAATGTCCTTATTTCTTCGGCCGCATCTTTAAAAAGCCTTTATTTCCGATTAGCTTCAAAAATAACGCCATAAAATTCCCTTAAGCCGTTAAAAAGGGCGATTTCTCCACTGATAGCGACACTTTTTACCGTTATTTCAGCGCGCACCACACAAGAAACGGGCAGCACCTAAAAAAGAGCCGCGCTTCGCGCAGCTCTTGTAAGCTTTTACTATTATATCACAACTTTTGAGGTTAATAGAATGACGTTTTAAACGAATGCTACACCAATACGGTCGAGCCCATCAGATATTTATCGACCTCGCGGGCGGCCGCCCGGCCTTCGTTGATCGCCCAGACGACCAGGCTTTGTCCGCGGCGCATGTCTCCGGCGGCAAACACCTTATCCACGCTCGTCTTGAATTGGCCGTATTTCGCCTTCACATTTGTGCGGCGGTCTTTTTCCAGCCCCAGCTCATCTATAATCGTCGATTCCGGACCGTCGAAGCCGATGGCGATCAGCGCCAATTGCGCCGGGAATACCCGTTCCGTCCCCGGAATCGGCTCATAGATTTTACGGCCGGTTTCGTCAACGGTACGGCGGATTTGCACCGTGTGCAGCTCCTTCAAGCTGCCGTTCTCATCGCCGACGAACCGCGTCGTCATGATCGAGAACTCGCGCGGGTCGCTGCCGAATATCGCCTTGGCTTCCTCCTGCGCATAATCAAGGGTATATACATTTGGAAACTGCGGCCAAGGGTTGTTGATCGGATCGCGTTCCAGCGGCGCTTTGGCGTGCGTGCCGAACTGGGTGATGCTGCGGCAGCCGTGGCGCAGCGCCGTGGCGACGCAGTCGGAACCCGTGTCCCCGCCGCCGATCACGATAACGTCCTTGTCTTTGGCGGACAAATACTGTCCGTCCTGCAGCCCCGAATCCAGATAGCTCTTGATCGTGCCGTTCAAAAACGGCATCGCGTAATGCACACCGTTCAAATCGCTGCCTTCGATGTTGAATTCGCGCGGTTTCGTAGCGCCGCCGCACAGTACGACCGCGTCGTATTCGTCGACAAGCTGCTTCGCCTTGATGTCTTTGCCGATCTCCGTGTTGGTGACGAATTTCACGCCTTCCGCAGCCAGCAAATCAACGCGGCGCTGCACGACCGCCTTGTCGAGCTTCATCGTCGGAATGCCGTACATCAGCAGACCGCCGATGCGGTCCGAACGTTCATATACGGTCACATCATGGCCCGCTTTGTTGAGCTGCGCGGCGCAGGCCAGTCCGGCCGGGCCGGAACCGACGACGGCGACTCTGCGGCCTGTCCGCTTCTCCGGAGGTTCGGGAACGACCCAGCCTTCCTCAAAACCTTTGTCGATAATCGCCTGCTCGATCGTTTTGATCGTGACGGGCTGTCCGATCAGGCCGACGGTGCAGGAGCCTTCGCAAGGCGCGGGGCAAATACGGCCCGTAAATTCCGGAAAATTGTTCGTTTTGTGCAAACGCTCCAGCGCTTCCTTCCACAAACCGCGATAAACGAGGTTATTCCATTCCGGGATCAAATTATGCACCGGGCATCCCGAAGTGCCGCCGGCCATGTCGATGCCCGTATGGCAATATGGCGTGCCGCAGTCCATGCAGCGGGCGCCTTGCGTCTGCAGCTCTTCCTCGGACATATGTTTATGGAATTCTTCCCAGTCCCGAACCCGTTCGGACGGGCTGCGATCCCCCGGAAGCTCGCGTTTGAACTCCATGAATCCTGTTGGTGTAGACATCTATACGTTCCCCCATCCGTGTTCTTGTCTAGTGATGCTATGACTTGAAAAAGCCCGCTATTCACAGCCTGAAACTGATCAATGCGGACTTTTTAACTCTCCGTGTCAGTGTATCTTGATGTTAGCACCCGGGGGAAACGATATTAATGGATTAATCATATGATAATTTGCATTATTCTTCACATCACTTGCGGCGTTCGTAAGTCAAAAAACGGTAATCATAAGGATTCTTGTCATCACGAATCCCCTGCTCCTCATGCACTAAATCAAAATCCTCCCAGTTTAGGGAGGGGAAAAACACATCCCCTTCGATGTCCTCGTCGATGCGTGTCACGAGCAGCTTGTCGGCGACAGGCAAGAAGAACCGGAATACGCCTGCGCCGCCGATCACCATCAGCTCTTCGCCTTCCTTTTCGTAACGCAGCGCCTCTTCGAGGGTATGCACGATATCGGCTCCCTCGGCCCGGTAGGACGTATCCTGCGTCAGCACGACGCTATGGCGGCCCGGCAGCGGTTTGCTCCCCATCGATTCCCAGGTTTTCCGGCCCATAATCATCGTTTTGCCCATCGTCTGCGCTTTGAAAAATTTCAGGTCCGCCGGCAATCGCCAAGGCAGCTGATTGTTGCGGCCGATCACTCCATTTTGGGCCATCGCCCAGATCAGCGTTATACTCATACGTATCCTGCCTCCCTGTCTATATGGCCACCGGTGCCTTGATCGCCGGATGATGCTGGTAGCCGACGAATTCGAAATCTTCGTAAACATAGTCGAAAATCGAGTCCGGCTTGCGTTTGATCACCAGCTTCGGCAGCGGGAACGGCTCACGCTCCAGTTGAGTTTTGACCTGCTCCAGATGGTTGCTGTAAATGTGCACGTCCCCGCCGGACCAGATGAACTCGCCTACTTCCAAACCGCATTGCTGGGCCACCATATGCGTCAGCAGCGAATAGCTGGCAATGTTGAAAGGCAGCCCGAGGAACGTGTCCACGGAGCGCATCGTCAGCATGCAGGACAGCTTTCCGTTCGCCACGTAAAACTGGAACACAAAATGGCATGGCGGCAGCTTCATCCGATCGACCTCTGCCACATTCCAGGCACTCACCAAATGGCGCCGCGAATCCGGGTTTTTCTTGATCGCCTCGATCACAGCGGCAATTTGGTCGATCTTCCGCCCGTCCGGCGTTTCCCAGGAACGCCATTGCGAGCCGTACACCGGCCCAAGATCGCCGTTCTCGTCGGCCCACTCGTCCCAAATGCTGACACCGTTCTCTTTCAAATATGCGATATTCGTGTCGCCCTTTAAAAACCACAGCAGCTCATGGACAACCGATTTCAAATGGATGCGTTTTGTCGTCACCAGCGGAAACCCTTCGCTTAAATCAAAGCGCAGCTGTCTGCCGAAAACGGAGAGAGTCCCTACCCCGGTCCGGTCCTCCTTTGGCGTGCCGTTCTTCAATACATCCTCCAACAAGTCCAGATATTTTTTCATCTATAACACACCCCGTAACCATTGATTTGATCTTCCCTATTATAGCAGACTTCGCCGCTCAGGAAAGCATATCGTTGACGAGGTGCGGCAGGCTTTACAGCTTGCGGGCTTCCCTTAACGCTGGCGGCTGCGTTCTCTTTGACCCGACAGTTCCACCAAAAAGGACTTCAAATCAATGATCCGCAAATGCTCCGGCTGTTTGTCCGTCCCGCAACTGATCAACGGCACCAGCGAGGCCGCTTGATCAAGTCCGCCGTGAGCTCCGCCGCCGGGATGCGTCGGCGAGCCGGCTTCCGTCAGCTCATACCCCGGTTTTGCGGTAACGACCAGAAAACGGCCTTCGTGAGAGTTTAGCGCGCCCTGCAGCCGCTTTAGCGCATCGGGATATTTTCCATAGGTAAGCCGGGATTTCCCTGAGCCTAAGTCCATCCGTTTCAGATCGAGGATATCCTCGTCGCCCTCCACTATCCAAGTCTGTCCGTAAGGATCTATCAGCTCCCCTCCCTGCCGGAATTTCAGCGTTTTTGCCGAACCGCCCTGATAAACGACCGTCCGGCCGTTCTCCTCCCAAGCTACCGTATCGATCCGCTTATCCGCTCTTAGGACATCGGCGATCTCCTTTAAATCCGCCTCCGGCTTTAAACTGTAGACATAAGCCATCATGTCGTTGACGCCTAAAGCAATCTCGGTTGCAGGCGATACGGTTTCGCCTGCGGGCAGCACTTCAAAACGGCTTAGCAGCTTGGGCAGATCTATCGCCGCAGCTTGATCCTTCGGCAGCACCTTATCCATCCCGTTGTCTCCGGCTATAATGATGACACACTCCTTAAGCGCTTGCTCCAAGCTTCCGAAGGCCTCCAGCATAGATCGCAGCTCGCGATCCGTGTCCCTGATTCCGCTTAAGTCCGCCGGGCCGTGTTTATGCACCTTTCCATCGAGCTCCGGTAAATAAACGTACAAGAAATCAGGCAGTTGCTTCGACCGGATCAAATATTTGACGGTTTCAACGACGTAGCGATCGTTATAGCCCATTAGGTCCGCCGGACCTACGGGTAAAGAGAGCTTTCCCGCCAGCGGGTTCGACAATGCCCCAAACGTCAAAAAATCCGGTCCCTTAACCGTTAGTTCCTTGGGCAAAGAGGTGATCGCGGTAACCGGATCCGGCAGCGTTAAACGGTGCTCCGCAAGTCCGCGGTAAATCAGGCCGTTTACCGAACCGGTGGTCACGCCCCGCTGCTGCAGAACTTCGTAAATCGTCGGCACTGCAGGATTTAAATCCCGCCCGTTCATATTAACGAGCGCGTCGGTCAGCACCTGTCTCGTCCCCCGCCGCAGCACCTCGAACGGCCCGGAGCCGTAGCCGATCACTTTATCGCCGTCTTGCGGATACCAGGTTAATCCGGGCAAGTGATGCCCGTCGGGGTAGGTTCCGGTTAGCAAGGAGCTGTCTATGCTTACGGACATCGTTGGAAAAGAACTGACCATATCTTTGAAATACTGCCCGTGTTCAATGAAATAGCGAAAGGTCGGAAGCTCATTTTGCCGGATCCCGCGGTCAATCGCTTGCGCCATCAGGGAATCGACCATAAAAAAAATGATCTTTTTCGGAACGGCTTGCCGCTCTGCGGCGGTTTGGATGCGAAGCAAATCTTGCTCTTGCGGAGCCTCCTGCTTATGGCAGCTTATCGTTAACAAACAAACGCCAATGACGGTCAACAAACGTTTCAGGTGTGCGTGCAGCAGCATGTTATGTACACCAGCCTTCCCTGTTTAGGGTTAGTATGTCACCTCGATCCGAGTCGATTCCAAATCGGCCTCAATCTGGCTGATATAAGTTCCGTCTCGGCCAATAGCCATGTTTTAAGAACATTCGTTCGCAAGAAAAGGTTGACAATCTCCGTCTGGAAGGTTATAGTAAATACACCAAATCGAATTAGGTTCCGCGAGTGAAGCACCTCGCAAGACAGGCATTTACTGCCTTTCTTGGAGGTGCTTTTTTGCGTGCCTGGTGATGATTAAAAAAGGTTAGGGAGCTGACGAAGTATGAAAATGCGGAAACAAATGCGTAGCCTGCTGCTTGTGATCATGATCCTGCCATTTATGTTTTTGGGGAGCGTGCAAGTTCGGGCAGCCGATTCCTGGGAAGCGGCTTGGTCCGGCATCGACGCCGTTTACGACGGACTCACCGCGGTGCAGGCCGTCGTTAAGCAGGAAAGGGCATCGATCACTGAGCTTCGCAAGAAAAATAACACAGAGTTGAAGGCGGTGAACGCCAAAGTGAAAGCGATCGACAAGACGCTGATCAGCCGCTTGTCCGCCGAAGCCGAAACGGTCCAGCGCAAACACGCTTCGCTGCTCGAGCAGTATTCCAATCTCGGCAAGCAGATTACCGCCGCGGGCAAAGCCAAAAATACGAAAAGCGCCGATTTGCTTAAATTAAAACGCAACAAACTCAAGCCCTCGGTCACATCGGCCAAAGCGGAAATCAAAGCCAAAAAAGACGCGCTGACAGCCGCCAAAAAAGCGGCCAGCGCCAAAGCCAAAATCGTGAAGGAGGCGCTGGCCCCGGTGCAAACATTTAAGAAACAGATCTCCGCGGAAAATAAAACGATGGCCGCGGCAAAAAAATCGGTTACGGCCGCAAACAAGCGTTATAGAGCAAGCGTTAAGCTTGGTGACGCAATCGGGGCCGTAAGCGGCCTGAAGGAGGCGTATGATCAGACAAGCAAAATTCACGCCTCTCAACAAAAAGTATACGAATGGGAGAAGAAAATTTCGCAAACGATCAGCTCCGCGGCCGCCAAGCTGCCGAAGTAGGATGACGGGCTGATTCTGGAGAAGAGGCAGCGATGGAATTACACTTCCCCCGTCTGCCTCTATCCATACGTATCTGACGATTCCCCCCATTTTTAAGCGGACTTTATCTTTGGAAACGCAGCCGATTTAAGAAAGCTTGAACCCTCTTCTTTTAACACGGCCCTAGCCTCCACTTTAAAAAAGCCGTCTTCTTCCCGGGCCGATAATCGCTCGGGATACGGATTGCCCAAGAGATCATTTTGCCCCCCGAGATCGCTCTCCTTCAGCGCCATGAGCCACAAGAAGCATAGGT from Paenibacillus macerans includes:
- a CDS encoding dihydrofolate reductase, coding for MSITLIWAMAQNGVIGRNNQLPWRLPADLKFFKAQTMGKTMIMGRKTWESMGSKPLPGRHSVVLTQDTSYRAEGADIVHTLEEALRYEKEGEELMVIGGAGVFRFFLPVADKLLVTRIDEDIEGDVFFPSLNWEDFDLVHEEQGIRDDKNPYDYRFLTYERRK
- the thyA gene encoding thymidylate synthase, producing MKKYLDLLEDVLKNGTPKEDRTGVGTLSVFGRQLRFDLSEGFPLVTTKRIHLKSVVHELLWFLKGDTNIAYLKENGVSIWDEWADENGDLGPVYGSQWRSWETPDGRKIDQIAAVIEAIKKNPDSRRHLVSAWNVAEVDRMKLPPCHFVFQFYVANGKLSCMLTMRSVDTFLGLPFNIASYSLLTHMVAQQCGLEVGEFIWSGGDVHIYSNHLEQVKTQLEREPFPLPKLVIKRKPDSIFDYVYEDFEFVGYQHHPAIKAPVAI
- a CDS encoding alkaline phosphatase family protein; its protein translation is MLLHAHLKRLLTVIGVCLLTISCHKQEAPQEQDLLRIQTAAERQAVPKKIIFFMVDSLMAQAIDRGIRQNELPTFRYFIEHGQYFKDMVSSFPTMSVSIDSSLLTGTYPDGHHLPGLTWYPQDGDKVIGYGSGPFEVLRRGTRQVLTDALVNMNGRDLNPAVPTIYEVLQQRGVTTGSVNGLIYRGLAEHRLTLPDPVTAITSLPKELTVKGPDFLTFGALSNPLAGKLSLPVGPADLMGYNDRYVVETVKYLIRSKQLPDFLYVYLPELDGKVHKHGPADLSGIRDTDRELRSMLEAFGSLEQALKECVIIIAGDNGMDKVLPKDQAAAIDLPKLLSRFEVLPAGETVSPATEIALGVNDMMAYVYSLKPEADLKEIADVLRADKRIDTVAWEENGRTVVYQGGSAKTLKFRQGGELIDPYGQTWIVEGDEDILDLKRMDLGSGKSRLTYGKYPDALKRLQGALNSHEGRFLVVTAKPGYELTEAGSPTHPGGGAHGGLDQAASLVPLISCGTDKQPEHLRIIDLKSFLVELSGQRERSRQR